One Gossypium hirsutum isolate 1008001.06 chromosome A11, Gossypium_hirsutum_v2.1, whole genome shotgun sequence genomic window carries:
- the LOC107900108 gene encoding pentatricopeptide repeat-containing protein At4g25270, chloroplastic, with amino-acid sequence MPERDIVSWNSIISGHSKHPEALLYFEQMVRSGSSPDSITFVAILSACAHLGLVNDGERLFWLMRKKYGIDSRMEHYACMVNLYESAGLIDEAFNMIVERMEFKAGLTVWGAMLYACSVHGNIQIGDIAGQKLFELEPDNQHNFELLMKIYSDAERVKDVERVGKLMLDRGL; translated from the coding sequence ATGCCCGAGCGGGATATTGTGTCATGGAATTCAATAATCTCTGGTCATAGTAAACACCCAGAAGCTCTACTGTATTTCGAACAGATGGTGAGGAGCGGTTCTTCACCTGATAGCATCACGTTTGTAGCAATACTATCGGCTTGTGCTCATTTAGGTTTGGTCAATGACGGAGAGCGGCTGTTTTGGTTAATGAGAAAGAAGTATGGGATTGATTCGAGAATGGAGCACTACGCTTGCATGGTAAATCTTTACGAGAGTGCAGGGCTGATAGATGAGGCTTTCAACATGATAGTGGAGAGAATGGAGTTTAAGGCAGGGCTAACTGTGTGGGGAGCAATGCTATATGCCTGTTCGGTTCATGGAAACATACAAATAGGAGATATTGCAGGTCAAAAACTTTTCGAGCTAGAGCCAGATAACCAACATAATTTTGAGTTATTGATGAAGATATATAGCGATGCAGAGAGGGTGAAGGATGTGGAAAGAGTTGGAAAATTGATGTTGGATAGAGGATTATAA